In one window of Scytonema millei VB511283 DNA:
- the acs gene encoding acetate--CoA ligase, protein MSQITIESILQEKRLFQPPAEFSQKAHIKSFDEYEELYNKAKANPQQFWAELAEKELHWFQKWDTVLDWQPPFAKWFVGGKINISYNCLDRHLTTWRKNKAALIWEGEPGDSRTLTYAQLHREVCKFANVLKQLGVKKGDLVGIYMPMIPEAAIAMLACARIGAPHSVVFGGFSAEALRDRLNDAQAKLVVTADGGWRKDAIVPLKDQVDKALADNAVPTVENVLVVKRTGQEVHMEAGRDRWWHDLEKGASADCPAEPMDSEDMLFVLYTSGSTGKPKGVVHTTAGYNLYTHMTTKWIFDLQDTDVYWCTADVGWITGHSYIVYGPLSNGATTLMYEGAPRPSNPGCMWDVIEKYGVNIFYTAPTAIRAFIRMGEDLPKAKNLSSLRLLGTVGEPINPEAWMWYQRVIGGDRCPIVDTWWQTETGGIMITPLPGAIPTKPGSATRPFPGILADVVDLEGNPVGDYNGGYLVVRHPWPGMMRTVYNDPDRFRRTYWEHIPPKDGQYVYFAGDGARRDENGYYWVMGRVDDVINVAGHRLGTMEVESALVSHPAVAEAAVVSKPDEVKGEEIVAFVTLEGTITPSEALNKELKQHVVNEIGAIARPGEIRFTDSLPKTRSGKIMRRLLRSLAAGEEVSGDTSTLEDRSVLDKLREGA, encoded by the coding sequence ATGTCACAAATCACGATTGAATCCATCCTGCAAGAAAAGCGTTTATTTCAACCGCCAGCAGAATTTTCACAAAAAGCTCATATCAAAAGCTTTGATGAATACGAAGAACTCTATAACAAAGCCAAAGCCAATCCACAGCAATTTTGGGCTGAACTAGCGGAAAAAGAATTGCATTGGTTCCAAAAATGGGACACGGTGTTAGATTGGCAACCGCCTTTTGCGAAATGGTTTGTCGGTGGCAAAATAAATATTTCTTACAATTGTCTCGATCGCCACCTGACCACTTGGCGTAAGAATAAAGCTGCTTTGATCTGGGAAGGCGAACCAGGTGATTCTCGCACCCTCACCTACGCGCAGCTACATCGGGAAGTCTGTAAATTTGCCAATGTTCTCAAACAGTTGGGGGTAAAAAAAGGCGATCTTGTCGGGATCTATATGCCAATGATCCCTGAAGCCGCGATCGCCATGTTAGCTTGTGCCAGAATTGGCGCACCTCACAGCGTTGTCTTTGGTGGTTTCAGCGCCGAAGCCTTGCGCGATCGCTTGAACGATGCCCAAGCTAAGTTAGTCGTCACAGCCGATGGCGGTTGGCGTAAAGATGCGATCGTTCCCCTTAAAGATCAAGTCGATAAAGCTTTAGCTGACAATGCCGTCCCCACAGTCGAAAACGTCCTCGTTGTCAAGCGTACAGGACAAGAAGTTCACATGGAAGCAGGACGCGATCGCTGGTGGCACGATTTAGAAAAAGGTGCATCAGCAGATTGTCCCGCCGAACCGATGGACAGCGAAGATATGCTGTTTGTCCTCTACACTTCTGGTAGCACGGGTAAACCGAAGGGTGTCGTCCACACAACCGCAGGTTACAACCTCTACACCCACATGACAACCAAATGGATCTTCGATCTGCAAGATACTGATGTCTACTGGTGTACGGCGGATGTGGGTTGGATTACCGGACATAGTTACATCGTCTACGGTCCCCTATCTAACGGTGCAACTACACTGATGTATGAAGGTGCGCCGCGTCCGTCTAATCCTGGGTGTATGTGGGACGTAATTGAAAAATACGGCGTGAATATTTTCTACACCGCACCTACGGCGATTCGCGCCTTTATTAGAATGGGCGAAGACTTGCCCAAAGCCAAAAATCTCTCTTCCCTACGCTTGCTGGGAACGGTAGGCGAACCGATCAATCCTGAAGCCTGGATGTGGTATCAGCGCGTTATTGGAGGCGATCGCTGTCCGATTGTCGATACTTGGTGGCAAACGGAAACTGGGGGTATTATGATTACGCCCTTACCAGGGGCAATTCCTACTAAACCTGGTTCGGCGACTCGTCCTTTCCCAGGAATCTTAGCTGACGTAGTGGATTTAGAAGGCAACCCCGTAGGCGATTATAACGGTGGTTATTTAGTCGTGCGTCACCCTTGGCCTGGAATGATGCGGACAGTCTACAACGATCCCGATCGCTTCCGCCGCACCTATTGGGAACACATTCCCCCCAAAGATGGACAGTACGTCTATTTTGCTGGAGACGGGGCAAGACGAGATGAAAATGGTTATTACTGGGTGATGGGTCGTGTCGATGACGTGATCAACGTAGCCGGACACCGTTTGGGGACGATGGAAGTTGAATCAGCTTTGGTGTCTCATCCAGCGGTAGCTGAAGCCGCCGTCGTGAGTAAGCCAGATGAGGTGAAAGGAGAAGAAATCGTTGCCTTTGTCACCCTAGAAGGAACGATAACACCCAGCGAGGCTTTAAATAAAGAACTCAAGCAGCACGTTGTGAATGAAATTGGGGCGATCGCGCGTCCTGGAGAAATTCGCTTTACCGACTCTTTACCCAAAACCCGTTCGGGGAAAATCATGCGACGGTTACTCCGTTCTCTAGCCGCAGGTGAAGAAGTTTCTGGCGATACTTCGACTTTGGAAGATCGTAGCGTGTTGGATAAATTGCGGGAAGGCGCTTAA
- a CDS encoding TerC family protein — MIDEILNSPYHASIETAAVLTILIFLEAVLSADNAIALAAIAQGLENKKLERQALNLGLVVAFVLRIALILTATWVQQYWQFELLGALYLLWLVFQHFTSAEDEDHLHHGPRFQALWQAIPIIAFTDLAFSLDSVTTAIAVSQERWLVLTGATVGIITLRFMAGLFIRWLDEFTHLEDAGYITVALVGLRLLLRVANDALVPPEWLMITAIALLFLWGFSKRNVEDSPEAIVPTETKEKSEVSK, encoded by the coding sequence ATGATAGACGAAATACTAAATTCCCCGTATCACGCCAGCATTGAAACCGCCGCAGTCTTAACCATATTGATCTTTTTAGAAGCGGTACTCTCGGCTGATAATGCGATCGCCCTAGCCGCGATCGCCCAAGGACTAGAAAATAAAAAACTCGAACGTCAAGCGCTCAATCTCGGCTTGGTAGTTGCCTTCGTGCTGCGGATTGCCTTAATCTTGACAGCAACTTGGGTACAGCAATACTGGCAGTTCGAGCTACTGGGGGCGCTTTACCTGCTATGGTTAGTATTTCAACACTTTACCTCAGCAGAAGACGAAGACCACCTGCACCACGGACCTCGATTTCAAGCGCTTTGGCAAGCTATCCCCATCATCGCCTTCACAGATTTGGCATTTTCCCTCGATAGCGTCACTACAGCGATCGCCGTTTCTCAAGAACGCTGGCTGGTACTGACGGGGGCTACTGTTGGTATTATCACCCTTCGATTCATGGCAGGTTTATTCATTCGCTGGTTAGATGAATTTACCCATTTAGAAGATGCCGGATACATTACCGTTGCCTTGGTAGGCTTGCGATTGTTGCTGCGGGTAGCTAACGATGCTTTAGTACCCCCAGAATGGTTAATGATAACCGCGATCGCGCTGTTATTTCTCTGGGGCTTTTCCAAGCGCAATGTTGAGGACTCTCCTGAAGCGATCGTACCTACAGAGACTAAAGAGAAAAGCGAAGTATCGAAGTAG
- the ndk gene encoding nucleoside-diphosphate kinase produces the protein MERTFLAIKPDGVQRSLVGEIIRRFEAKGFTLVGMKFMKVSRELAEQHYGVHRERPFFQGLVEFITSGPVVAMVWEGDGVIASARKMIGATNPLTAEPGTIRGDYGVNIGRNIIHGSDAPETAQQEVSLWFKEEELASWEPSLTPWIKE, from the coding sequence GTGGAACGCACATTTTTAGCAATTAAGCCCGATGGCGTACAACGGAGTTTAGTCGGTGAAATTATTCGCCGCTTTGAAGCTAAGGGCTTTACCCTGGTTGGGATGAAGTTTATGAAAGTCAGCCGCGAACTTGCCGAGCAGCATTATGGCGTTCACCGAGAAAGACCTTTTTTCCAAGGTTTAGTTGAGTTTATCACTTCGGGTCCCGTCGTAGCGATGGTTTGGGAAGGCGATGGAGTTATTGCTTCAGCGCGGAAGATGATCGGTGCTACTAACCCCCTAACAGCAGAGCCAGGAACAATTCGGGGCGACTATGGCGTTAACATTGGGCGTAACATCATTCATGGTTCTGACGCACCGGAGACTGCCCAACAAGAAGTTAGCCTCTGGTTTAAGGAAGAAGAACTAGCGAGTTGGGAACCTAGCTTGACTCCGTGGATTAAGGAATAA